The following proteins are encoded in a genomic region of Stutzerimonas balearica DSM 6083:
- a CDS encoding DUF2069 domain-containing protein, which produces MARKNKPLPAQAWLEPRVRVVRAVSLLSYLALFLLVGIWNGVFADLHGARTWVVLSILLIPLLIVAPGVLLGHARAHAWLCFVVNLYFIRGVLAAFDPARSLYGWAEALVSLVLFCSALLYTRWKSQLDRRLAGES; this is translated from the coding sequence GTGGCTAGAAAGAACAAGCCGCTGCCCGCGCAAGCGTGGCTCGAGCCCCGGGTCCGTGTCGTCCGCGCGGTCAGCCTGCTCAGCTACCTGGCGTTGTTTCTGTTGGTCGGCATCTGGAACGGGGTGTTCGCCGACCTGCACGGCGCGCGGACATGGGTGGTGCTTAGCATCCTCCTGATCCCGCTGCTGATCGTCGCGCCGGGCGTGCTGCTCGGTCACGCACGCGCACATGCCTGGCTGTGCTTCGTGGTCAACTTGTACTTCATCCGCGGTGTGCTGGCAGCCTTCGACCCGGCGCGCAGCCTGTATGGCTGGGCCGAGGCACTGGTCAGCCTCGTATTGTTCTGCAGCGCTCTGCTGTATACACGCTGGAAGTCGCAATTGGACCGTCGGCTGGCTGGGGAAAGCTGA
- a CDS encoding GNAT family N-acetyltransferase yields the protein MIRSANDDDTQAILDIWLAASIAAHDFVPAEFWRAQLDDMRTRYLPASQVFVYEQEGRVVGFHALSGHTLAALFVQPEWQGRGIGTALLSHARRLRGELTLSVYLANQPSVQFYLAQGFETVCQRVDAHTGQLEWLMRARPID from the coding sequence ATGATCCGCAGTGCCAACGACGACGACACGCAGGCCATCCTGGATATCTGGCTGGCGGCCTCCATTGCCGCGCACGATTTCGTTCCGGCTGAGTTCTGGCGTGCCCAGCTCGATGACATGCGCACGCGCTATCTGCCCGCTTCGCAGGTGTTCGTCTATGAGCAGGAGGGGCGTGTGGTCGGCTTCCATGCGCTCAGCGGCCATACGCTGGCGGCCTTGTTCGTTCAGCCTGAGTGGCAGGGGCGGGGCATCGGCACGGCGCTGCTGAGCCATGCCAGGCGCCTGCGCGGCGAGCTGACGCTATCGGTCTATCTGGCCAACCAGCCCAGCGTACAGTTCTACCTGGCGCAGGGCTTCGAGACGGTGTGCCAGCGGGTCGATGCACACACCGGGCAGCTTGAGTGGCTCATGCGAGCGAGGCCGATCGACTAG